The following coding sequences lie in one Moritella viscosa genomic window:
- the grpE gene encoding protein GrpE (heat shock protein), with protein sequence MSSEKQKVQAEKKVEEQLVTETEAQPVVEDVTVEEVAVEEATVEVDESVARIAALEAELAKATASAAEFKDTALRAKADADNIRRRAAIDVDKAKKFALEKFANELLPVIDNMERGLLHVDKTNEALLPLIEGIELTAKSLESALEKFGVKSVNPEGEKFNPELHQAMSMIESADVEPNTVITVMQKGYELNGRLIRPAMVMISKAAATPTPTIDTQA encoded by the coding sequence ATGAGCAGCGAAAAGCAAAAAGTACAGGCTGAAAAGAAAGTTGAAGAGCAATTAGTAACAGAAACTGAAGCACAGCCTGTAGTTGAAGATGTTACAGTTGAAGAGGTTGCTGTTGAAGAAGCGACTGTGGAAGTTGATGAGTCTGTAGCACGCATCGCTGCATTAGAAGCTGAACTAGCGAAAGCAACTGCATCAGCAGCTGAATTTAAAGATACTGCATTACGTGCGAAAGCCGATGCTGATAACATTCGTCGCCGTGCTGCGATTGATGTTGATAAAGCAAAGAAATTCGCGCTAGAAAAGTTTGCTAATGAATTACTGCCTGTTATTGATAACATGGAACGTGGTCTGTTACATGTTGATAAAACAAATGAAGCATTGCTACCATTGATTGAAGGTATTGAGCTTACAGCTAAATCACTGGAATCTGCATTAGAAAAATTTGGTGTTAAATCTGTTAATCCTGAAGGTGAAAAATTCAACCCTGAGTTACATCAGGCAATGAGTATGATCGAAAGTGCTGACGTTGAACCAAATACAGTGATTACTGTGATGCAAAAAGGTTATGAGCTAAATGGTCGTCTAATCCGACCTGCGATGGTGATGATTTCAAAAGCTGCAGCAACACCAACACCAACAATTGATACGCAAGCTTAA
- a CDS encoding probable inorganic polyphosphate/ATP-NAD kinase, with translation MKREFKTIGLIGKPKHPETTKTLIALHNFLTEHKYKVIVDSRVSQDLNMDKIESRPLMDLGEEADLAIVVGGDGNMLGAGRVLSRFDIAVIGVNRGNLGFLTDLDPEAFDDHLLGVLKGQYISEKRILLNTSIYRYGMLKATNLAFNETILHPGKIPAMIEFEVYIDDSFMLSQRADGLLVSTPTGSTAYSLSAGGPILSPSLEAISLMAMFPHTLSSRPIVINANSTIRLVVSPNNEENMMVSCDGHVHIGVLPGDEIIIKRDKNHLNLIHPKSYDYFNVLREKLGWGSKLF, from the coding sequence ATGAAGAGAGAATTCAAGACCATCGGGTTAATCGGAAAACCCAAACACCCAGAAACAACCAAAACCCTTATTGCCCTGCACAACTTTTTAACCGAACACAAATACAAGGTTATTGTTGATAGCCGTGTATCACAAGACCTCAACATGGATAAGATCGAATCACGACCACTGATGGACCTAGGTGAAGAAGCGGATCTTGCCATTGTGGTAGGTGGTGACGGTAACATGCTTGGTGCTGGTCGTGTATTATCTCGTTTTGATATTGCCGTTATCGGGGTTAACCGAGGTAATTTAGGTTTCCTGACCGATCTTGATCCTGAAGCCTTTGATGACCATTTATTGGGCGTACTTAAAGGCCAATACATCTCGGAAAAGCGAATTTTATTAAACACGTCAATCTATCGCTACGGGATGTTAAAGGCCACCAATTTAGCCTTTAATGAAACGATCTTACACCCGGGTAAGATCCCCGCGATGATTGAGTTTGAAGTTTACATTGATGATAGCTTTATGTTGAGCCAACGTGCCGATGGTTTATTAGTCTCTACACCAACAGGCTCAACAGCTTATTCATTATCTGCCGGTGGTCCAATCCTATCACCAAGTCTAGAAGCAATCTCATTAATGGCTATGTTCCCTCATACACTGTCAAGCCGCCCCATTGTCATCAACGCCAATAGCACGATTAGATTAGTCGTTTCACCAAATAATGAAGAAAATATGATGGTCAGTTGTGATGGTCACGTCCACATTGGTGTGCTTCCTGGTGATGAAATTATCATCAAACGAGATAAAAACCATCTTAATTTGATCCATCCGAAAAGCTACGATTACTTTAATGTTTTACGTGAAAAATTAGGCTGGGGAAGCAAATTATTTTAG